CTGCGCGATTACGTCGAGGGCCAGGCCCGCCACGCACCGTGGCTGACCTCCCTCTTTCGGGAATTCGACGACGAGTGGGGATATCTGGAGGAACGGACCCCGATCTACCGGACCAGCGAGATCAGCGCGACGACCGACGACACCCTCCGGCGGGTCGAGATCCAGCGCTTTGCCGACCGGGTCACATCGAGCTATCGGAACCGGTTTGACAACCCGCTCGTCCTCGTGCCCTGCTCGGCCACGAAACCCTACAGCGAGTCCCAGAGCCACGGCCAGTTCCACGACGCGATCCAGTATCGCGCCCATCTGGTCTCGATGACCTCGCCCATCGGGGTCGTCCCTCAGGAGCTCGAAACCACCTACCCGGCCCAGCACTACGACACCGCCGTCACCGGGCGCTGGACCGAAACCGAGATCGCCTTCGTCGCCCGGGTGCTCCGCCGGTATCTCGAACGCAACGAGTACCCGAGAGTCATCGCCCACCTTCCCGAGGACTACCGCGAGATCATCGAGCGCGTCGAGCCCCACATCGACGCTGAGATCGAGTACACCGTCGAGGATCACCCCACCACGACGGACTCGATCGCGAACCTCATGCGGACGCTCGACGGCGAGCTCAAGTACGGCAAGCGCGAGCGCCAGCATAACACCGTAAAGGCCATCGCGGACTACCAGTTCGGCGAGGGCGCGGGCGAGGAACTCTTCCCCGATCTCTCTATTCAGAGCCGGTACCCGAAGTTCCGCGCGCATACGAGCGACGGCGAGCAACTCGCGGCGATGGTCCCCCAGTACGGAACCCTCGCGCTGACGCTTGCGGGGGCGCGGCGGTGGCTCGACAGCGACGCCTCCACCAAACGCGTCGCAATCGACGGGTTCGTTCCCCACGGGAACGTCCTCGCGCCGGGCGTGCTGAACGCCGACCCGGAGATCCGGACCGGCGACGAGGTCGTCGTCGAGGGCCCGAAGGCGTTCGCCGTCGGACGCGCGGAGATGTTCGGCCGCGAGATGGCCGAAAGCACCCGCGGGGTTGCGGTCGACGTCCGCCACGTCGAGGAGCGGTAGCGGGCTTTTTATCGGCGGCGTCCCATGCGCTCCCATGGACGAGATCACGCTGGCGGTACCCCGCGAGCTCGGCGAGAGCCTGCCCGAGGACAGCGACGAGACGCTCGTAGCGATGCAACGCGAGATCGACCAGTACGAGGGCTACATCAACGGCGCGATCGGCGAGGGGGAAAGCGAGGCCGCGAGCGCCGCCGCGGACGTCATCGACCGCGTGGTCGAGCGCTGGGAGCAGTACGACGAGTACATCGTCGAGCTACGGGCATGGGGCCAGTCCTCGATCTACGCGGAGGTGTGGTGTGACTTCCAGTACGCGCTGATCCAGCAGCTCTACGACCACGAGGAACTGGCCGAGGCGCTCGATCAGGAGCGCCACGCCCGTCTCGTGGACGACGGGATCCGGTTGAGCGACGCGGTATGAGCGACGAGGACCCGGCGTACGCTCGAAAGCCCCGTTCGCGGAGCGGGGCCGATCGGGCGATAGACGGCGGGGCGGTCGCCGCGGGCCTCTGTTTCGGCGTGTTCGCCACCTTCGTCTCGATCGTCGGGCCCCTCTCAGGGGCGGCCCGCCTCTCGGTCACCGCGCTCTGTCTGGTCTGTGGCGGGCTCGCGGCGGGCTATCTGACCCGACCGACCGCAAGCGGCGCGCTTCAGGGGGCGCTAGTAGTGTGTTCGACCGCAGGGCTGATGGCCGCCGTTTCGATGTCGATGACCTACGGGCTCGGCTCGCCGCGACGGGTCCCGCTCGTTCTGGCCTACGAGACGCTCGCGCCACCGGCGTTCGCCGCGCTCGGCACGCTCGCGGTGTGTCTCGGGGCGCTCAGCGGCACACTCGGGGTCGGACTGCGGGGTTGACGTTCGATACGGCCCGCCGGGCGACTGTCAGTATTTATACCGCGTGCGTCCGTTCCACCGGTATGAACCTCGAGCTGCGCTCGTTTGCCACCTTCCGGGAGGCGATCGGTCAGAAGACGATCGAACGCGATTACGAGGAGGGCGCCACCGTGGGGGCGGTCCTCGCGGATCTCGAATCGGAGTTCGACGGGCTGGAGGGACGACTGCTCGACGAGGACGGGGCGATCCAGCCCCAGCTCTCGATCCTGAAGAACGGTCGGGACGTGACCCACGCACAGGGTCCCGAGACGCCGCTCGAAGCGGGCGATACGCTGAGTCTGTTCCCGCCGGTCGCCGGGGGGTCGGCGTGAGGACGGAACGCTCCTTTCGGGGGATCAGCCAGCGACTCGCCCGTCACTACCTCTCGAACCTCGGCGGGACAGTCGAGAGCGACGACCGGGTCGTCGGCGAGAGCTGGGAGGCGAGTCTCTCCTCGCAGAAGGTCTCGATCGGTCCGAGCCTCTCGCTGACGGAGGTGACGATCGTCTTCGAGGGCGAGGAAGAGACCCTCGAACCGCTGATCGAGGACTTCGCCCAGAAGGCGATGCGCGCGGGGGGATGAGCCACCCGATCGACGGACAAGTGGTGTTGCTCGCCGCCGCGAAAGCCAGCGTCGCCGGGAACCGCCTCCCGGGGCTCCTCGAGCGGGCGCAGTCGAAACTGGAGCCCGACCTCGGGACCTACCGGCGGCGCTACGAACTCGCCGTCGAGACCGACGACGCCTGCTGTTTTTTCGTCCCCGCCGATCACTGGGAGACGGTCGGGGCCGACCTCGGGCTGGAACGACGCGAGTACCGGGCGATCCAGCGGACCCACGAGGAACAACTGCTTCGCCTCGGCAAGCGCGAGGACCGCCGCGCGGAGTTCGAGACCGCCCTCGAGGTTCGCTCGGCCGCCGTGGTCGGGACGCGAAAGTGAAAGCCGTTTAGCTTCCGCTCTCCTACTGGCGGCCAGTGACCGACGACACGCTCGAGGACTTTTACGACGCGATCCAGGACCTGGGTCATCCGGTTCTCACCGCCGAGGAACTCGCCCGCGCCCTCGACTGTTCCCAGGAGGAGGCCGACCGTCGCCTCTCCGAGCTCGCGGGGGTCGGACTGGTGGGTCGGCGGGACGTCGAGCGCGATCCCGTCGTCTGGTACCCCAAAGAGTGGGACCAACAGGCGAGACGCGAGCGGGTCGTCACCTTCCCGAACCGTCGCGAGTTCGTCGTCTCGCATCCCGAGCAGTTCACCCGCGCCCGGCTCTCGACGTTCGCCCATCTGATCGACACGAACGGGTCGGGTGACGCGCTGTATCGGATCCGCGAGGAGGACGTCTGGGGGGCGCCCTACGACGATCTGGCCGACCTGCTTCTTGCGCTGCGGCGGGTGACGGGCGAGCGCCACGAGAGCCTCGAGGAGTGGATCACCCGCCAGTGGAAGCGCGCACGGCAGTTCGTCCTCAGAACTCACGAGGACGGATACACCGTCCTCGAGGCCGACAGCGAGAGCCTGATGGGCAACGTCGCCCGGCAGGTGCTCGGCGAGGACCAGCTCCACGCGCCGATTTCCGACACCGAAAGCTGGGTGCGCGAGGGGAGCGAGGGCGAGATCAAGCGCCTGCTGTACGACGAGGGCTACCCCGTCCGGGACGCCCGCGATCTGGACACGGGCGATCCCCTCGAAATCGAGCTTTCGCTCGAGCTACGTGAGTACCAACGGGAGTGGGTGGAGCGGTTCACAAAGCAAAAGGCCGGCGTGCTGGTCGGCCCGCCGGGAAGCGGCAAGACGGTCGCGGGGATGGGTGCGATGGCCGCGGTCGGCGGCGAGACCCTCGTTCTTGTTCCCTCCCGGGAACTCGCGGCCCAGTGGCGCGAGTCGCTGCTCGAATCGACATCCCTCTCGGCCGCGGAGATCGGCGAGTATCACGGCGGGAAAAAGGAGATCCGCCCGGTGACCATCGCGACCTACCAGACGGCGGGGATGGAACGGCACCGCCGGCTGTTCGACGAACGGCGGTGGGGGTTGATCATCTACGACGAGGCCCACCACATCCCCAGCCCCGTGTTCCGTCGGAGTGCGGACCTCCAGTCGAAACACCGACTGGGGCTGTCTGCGACCCCGGTCAGGGAGAGCGACGACGAGGTTGAGATCTTCACGCTGATCGGTCCGCCCATCGGCACTGACTGGTCGGCGCTGTTCGAGGCGGGCTACGTGATGGAGCCCGACGTCGAGATCCGCTACGTCCCCTGGAGAAACGAGGCCGCCGAATCCGAGTACGCGAGCGCCGTCGGCCACGAGCGCCGCCAGGTCGCCGCCTCGAACCCCGCGAAGCTCGACGAGATCCGTCGCTTGCTCGAGGCCCACGCCGGTGAGAAGACGCTGATCTTCGTCGATTGGATCGATCAGGGCGAGGCCTACGCCGAGGACCTCGAAATCCCGTTCTTGAGCGGACAGACCCGGTACGCGAAACGCGAACGCCTGCTCTCCGAATTTCGTCACGGCACCCGGGAGGTCCTGTTGGTCTCGCGGGTCGGCGACGAGGGGATCGACCTGCCGGCGGCGACCGTCGCCATCGTCGCCTCCGGGTTGGGCGGCTCCCGGCGCCAGGGCTCCCAGCGTGCGGGTCGGACGATGCGTCCCGTCGGTGGCGCGCAGGTCTACATGCTCGCGACCCGTGGCACCGAGGAGGAGGAGTTCGTCCGCGACCAGTTGCGCCACCTCCAACGTAAGGGCGTAAACGTCATCGAGGCGGACGCCGAGACCGCCTGAGGTGGATCACGAAGGTTTTACTCGCGTACCCAGTAGTTCCGGGCGATGTTCGAGAACGCGGCGGGCGTCGGACTCCTCCACGTCGGCGAACGCTCCCCCGAGCAGCGGGCGGCCCACGAGTGGTGTCGAGCCGCCGCGACGGCCGCCGATCCCGTCGACCCCACCGCCGAGTCGCTCGACCCGGCCCGCCACGACGTCCTGTGGTGGCACCGGTCCGAGCCGGTCGAGGCGCTCTCCGCGAACGCCCGCGAGTCGATCCGCTCGTACCTCAGCGACGGGGGCGGCCTGTTTTTGAGCCTGCAGGCCCTGACGGCCGTGCCCGCGCTCGGAATCGACCCCGTCGGTCCGGACGCAGTCGGGATCGAGGACCCCGACGAGCCGATCGGGTATCTCGCAAAGCGCCTTCACCGGGAGCACCCGATCTTCGAGGGCTTCGACGACCTCCGGATCCACACCGCCGCCCCCGGCGAACAGCCCTTCGCGCGCTACGTCGAGGTCCTCCCCGAGCGCGGCGAGGTGCTCTCGGCGCTGGTCCACGGGGCCGACGACGCCGTCCGCGACCTGCCGCTCGTCTCTTGGCGCGTGGGTGAGGGACGGGTGATC
The DNA window shown above is from Halalkalicoccus jeotgali B3 and carries:
- the arcS gene encoding archaeosine synthase subunit alpha, coding for MTEYFEVHGRDGAARIGELRLADPLTTPALADDHVEDAGSLWAAERDLPEGRDDRVTILPHRAFPSGTAEEVEDAFTVEHPDVEYPSGAVVSPDTAGDFGADAYVLSTAQGSVGHASALRDEIIETRRAIPADTALYLSGVATPRNAALLAYLGIDLLDSHKAVVKGTQGKYLTSDGERFLEDLEELPCACSACQRPIEAFTREDCAEHNENALRAELATVRERIRAGRLRDYVEGQARHAPWLTSLFREFDDEWGYLEERTPIYRTSEISATTDDTLRRVEIQRFADRVTSSYRNRFDNPLVLVPCSATKPYSESQSHGQFHDAIQYRAHLVSMTSPIGVVPQELETTYPAQHYDTAVTGRWTETEIAFVARVLRRYLERNEYPRVIAHLPEDYREIIERVEPHIDAEIEYTVEDHPTTTDSIANLMRTLDGELKYGKRERQHNTVKAIADYQFGEGAGEELFPDLSIQSRYPKFRAHTSDGEQLAAMVPQYGTLALTLAGARRWLDSDASTKRVAIDGFVPHGNVLAPGVLNADPEIRTGDEVVVEGPKAFAVGRAEMFGREMAESTRGVAVDVRHVEER
- a CDS encoding ubiquitin-like small modifier protein 1, translated to MNLELRSFATFREAIGQKTIERDYEEGATVGAVLADLESEFDGLEGRLLDEDGAIQPQLSILKNGRDVTHAQGPETPLEAGDTLSLFPPVAGGSA
- a CDS encoding DEAD/DEAH box helicase, which gives rise to MTDDTLEDFYDAIQDLGHPVLTAEELARALDCSQEEADRRLSELAGVGLVGRRDVERDPVVWYPKEWDQQARRERVVTFPNRREFVVSHPEQFTRARLSTFAHLIDTNGSGDALYRIREEDVWGAPYDDLADLLLALRRVTGERHESLEEWITRQWKRARQFVLRTHEDGYTVLEADSESLMGNVARQVLGEDQLHAPISDTESWVREGSEGEIKRLLYDEGYPVRDARDLDTGDPLEIELSLELREYQREWVERFTKQKAGVLVGPPGSGKTVAGMGAMAAVGGETLVLVPSRELAAQWRESLLESTSLSAAEIGEYHGGKKEIRPVTIATYQTAGMERHRRLFDERRWGLIIYDEAHHIPSPVFRRSADLQSKHRLGLSATPVRESDDEVEIFTLIGPPIGTDWSALFEAGYVMEPDVEIRYVPWRNEAAESEYASAVGHERRQVAASNPAKLDEIRRLLEAHAGEKTLIFVDWIDQGEAYAEDLEIPFLSGQTRYAKRERLLSEFRHGTREVLLVSRVGDEGIDLPAATVAIVASGLGGSRRQGSQRAGRTMRPVGGAQVYMLATRGTEEEEFVRDQLRHLQRKGVNVIEADAETA